A section of the Streptomyces sp. SCL15-4 genome encodes:
- a CDS encoding nucleotidyltransferase family protein, with product MTHPSAASRPTQAVVLAGGQGSRLRPYTDDRPKPMVEIPGTGTPIIGHQLTWLAEEGVTDVVVSCGHLADVLQNWLDSADLPVSVTTVVENEPLGRGGGLRYAAKRLPHPDRPWYATNGDIWTRFSLRDMADFHTERDAVATLALARPRLPWGAVQTDGFGHITDFIEAPPSTFEINAGVYVFSPGFATLLPERGDHERTTFPRLARENKLAGFPIPQGAYWRAIDTAKDLTEAAKELAALSR from the coding sequence ATGACCCATCCGAGCGCCGCGTCGCGCCCCACTCAAGCCGTGGTCCTGGCCGGTGGCCAGGGCTCGCGGCTGCGTCCGTACACCGACGACCGGCCCAAGCCGATGGTCGAGATCCCCGGCACGGGCACGCCGATCATCGGCCACCAGCTCACCTGGCTCGCCGAGGAGGGTGTGACGGACGTGGTGGTCTCCTGCGGCCACCTCGCCGATGTCCTGCAGAACTGGCTGGACTCGGCCGATCTGCCCGTCTCCGTCACCACCGTCGTGGAGAACGAGCCCCTCGGCCGCGGCGGCGGCCTGCGCTATGCCGCCAAGCGGCTGCCCCATCCCGACCGCCCCTGGTACGCCACCAACGGTGACATCTGGACGCGGTTCTCCCTGCGGGACATGGCCGACTTCCACACCGAGCGCGACGCCGTCGCGACCCTCGCGCTGGCCCGGCCGCGCCTGCCCTGGGGCGCGGTGCAGACCGACGGGTTCGGGCACATCACCGACTTCATCGAGGCCCCGCCGTCCACGTTCGAGATCAACGCCGGTGTGTACGTGTTCTCGCCCGGGTTCGCCACGCTGCTGCCCGAGCGGGGAGACCACGAGCGGACGACGTTCCCCCGGCTGGCCCGGGAGAACAAGCTGGCCGGGTTCCCCATCCCGCAGGGAGCGTACTGGCGGGCCATCGACACGGCGAAGGACCTGACCGAGGCGGCCAAGGAACTGGCGGCCCTGAGCCGCTGA
- a CDS encoding sn-glycerol-3-phosphate ABC transporter ATP-binding protein UgpC has translation MATVTFDKATRIYPGSDKPAVDALDIAIEDGEFLVLVGPSGCGKSTSLRMLAGLEDVNGGAIRIGDRDVTHLPPKDRDIAMVFQNYALYPHMTVADNMGFALKIAGVPKAEIRQKVEEAAKILDLSEYLDRKPKALSGGQRQRVAMGRAIVREPQVFLMDEPLSNLDAKLRVSTRTQIASLQRRLGITTVYVTHDQVEAMTMGDRVAVLKDGLLQQVDSPRNMYDKPANLFVAGFIGSPAMNLIEVPITDGGVKFGNSVVPVNREALKAAADRGDRTVTVGVRPEHFDVVELDGGAAASLTKDTADAPAGLAVSVNVVEETGADGYVYGTVEVGGERRDLVVRVNSRAVPEKGATLHVVPRPGETHVFSTSTGERLTD, from the coding sequence ATGGCCACAGTCACGTTCGACAAGGCGACCCGGATCTACCCGGGTTCCGACAAGCCCGCCGTCGACGCGCTCGACATCGCGATCGAGGACGGCGAGTTCCTCGTCCTGGTCGGCCCGTCCGGTTGCGGCAAGTCCACCTCGCTGCGAATGCTCGCGGGCCTGGAGGACGTCAACGGCGGCGCCATCCGCATCGGTGACCGCGACGTCACGCACCTGCCGCCGAAGGACCGGGACATCGCCATGGTGTTCCAGAACTACGCCCTGTACCCGCACATGACGGTCGCCGACAACATGGGCTTCGCGCTCAAGATCGCCGGTGTGCCGAAGGCGGAGATCCGGCAGAAGGTCGAGGAGGCCGCGAAGATCCTCGACCTCAGCGAGTACCTGGACCGCAAGCCGAAGGCGCTCTCCGGCGGTCAGCGCCAGCGTGTCGCCATGGGCCGCGCCATCGTGCGCGAGCCGCAGGTCTTCCTCATGGACGAGCCGCTGTCCAACCTGGACGCCAAGCTGCGTGTCTCCACCCGTACGCAGATCGCCTCGCTCCAGCGCCGGCTCGGCATCACCACCGTCTACGTCACCCACGACCAGGTCGAGGCCATGACGATGGGCGACCGCGTGGCGGTCCTCAAGGACGGTCTGCTCCAGCAGGTCGACTCGCCGCGGAACATGTACGACAAGCCCGCGAACCTCTTCGTCGCCGGCTTCATCGGCTCCCCGGCCATGAACCTGATCGAGGTCCCGATCACCGACGGCGGCGTGAAGTTCGGCAACAGCGTCGTCCCGGTCAACCGGGAGGCCCTGAAGGCCGCCGCCGACAGGGGCGACCGCACGGTCACCGTCGGTGTGCGTCCCGAGCACTTCGACGTGGTCGAGCTGGACGGCGGCGCCGCCGCGTCCCTGACGAAGGACACCGCCGACGCCCCGGCCGGCCTCGCCGTCTCGGTGAACGTCGTGGAGGAGACCGGCGCCGACGGCTACGTCTACGGCACCGTCGAGGTCGGCGGCGAGCGCCGGGACCTCGTGGTCCGCGTCAACAGCCGCGCCGTGCCGGAGAAGGGCGCCACGCTGCACGTCGTGCCGCGGCCGGGCGAGACCCACGTGTTCTCCACCTCCACCGGCGAGCGGCTGACCGACTGA
- a CDS encoding aminoglycoside phosphotransferase family protein, producing the protein MSRFTHAGIVRPVIDIPAKLAEAQEMYNGATGKAFITALPDLAAGFLDRWELRLDGPSMHGVSALVLPVVRADGLRAVLKLQLPDHESEGEPVALRAWDGDGAVRLLDHDPATGTMLLERLDETRMLAHLADTRQAVLVIARLLAHLTSFPAPPGLRRLGDITASMLERTPRALARIPDPEARRIVADCAAAVREVAAEPGDRLLHWDLHDENVLAAERADWLAIDPKPLAGDPGFELWPALDNRFEAAEVRWRFDAMTDVLGLDRARARAWTFGRLLQNALWDVEDGRPIEPRQLEIARLLT; encoded by the coding sequence ATGAGCCGATTCACGCACGCCGGTATCGTCCGACCGGTGATCGACATTCCCGCGAAGCTCGCCGAGGCACAGGAGATGTACAACGGCGCGACGGGCAAGGCGTTCATCACCGCGCTGCCGGACCTCGCGGCCGGTTTCCTGGACCGCTGGGAGCTACGGCTCGACGGGCCGTCCATGCACGGCGTCAGCGCCCTGGTGCTGCCGGTGGTCCGCGCCGACGGCCTCCGCGCGGTCCTCAAGCTCCAGCTGCCCGACCACGAGAGCGAGGGCGAGCCGGTCGCGCTGCGCGCCTGGGACGGCGACGGGGCCGTACGGCTCCTCGACCACGACCCGGCCACCGGCACCATGCTCCTGGAGCGCCTGGACGAGACCCGGATGCTGGCCCACCTCGCCGACACCCGCCAGGCGGTCCTGGTCATCGCCCGGCTGCTGGCCCATCTGACCTCCTTCCCGGCCCCGCCCGGACTGCGCCGGCTCGGCGACATCACCGCGTCCATGCTGGAGCGCACCCCCCGGGCACTGGCCCGCATCCCCGATCCCGAGGCCCGCCGGATCGTCGCCGACTGCGCCGCCGCCGTCCGCGAGGTCGCCGCCGAACCCGGCGACCGGCTGCTGCACTGGGACCTGCACGACGAGAACGTGCTGGCCGCCGAGCGCGCCGACTGGCTCGCCATCGACCCCAAGCCGCTGGCCGGCGACCCCGGCTTCGAACTGTGGCCCGCCCTGGACAACCGGTTCGAGGCGGCCGAGGTCCGCTGGCGCTTCGACGCGATGACCGACGTCCTCGGCCTGGACCGGGCCCGGGCCCGCGCCTGGACCTTCGGCCGGCTGCTGCAGAACGCCCTGTGGGACGTGGAGGACGGCCGCCCCATCGAGCCCCGCCAACTGGAGATCGCCCGCCTGCTGACATGA
- a CDS encoding rhomboid-like protein, with protein MRINRVPGRAWAYVRAAPGTHVWLGILFVTTVVLHSMPSGFEENFLRHRSTNLHELSRSPVRVLVASAMWIESGHWLPYAFLYTVFHAPAERWLGTARWLAVCALAHVGASLASEALLLAAIRTGRAPLTAVDTLDIGVSYALAGVMAVLGYRLAVPWRYGYLAAVLAVFALPLAAGPTFTDVGHLLAALLGLACYPLVGGRGKARNPKETPAGARG; from the coding sequence ATGCGAATCAACCGGGTCCCGGGCCGGGCGTGGGCGTACGTCCGCGCCGCTCCCGGCACCCATGTGTGGCTGGGGATCCTGTTCGTCACGACGGTGGTGCTGCACTCCATGCCGTCCGGGTTCGAGGAGAACTTCCTGCGGCACCGGTCGACGAACCTGCACGAGCTGTCGCGCAGCCCGGTGCGGGTGCTGGTGGCGAGCGCGATGTGGATCGAGAGCGGGCACTGGCTGCCGTACGCCTTCCTGTACACGGTGTTCCACGCGCCGGCCGAGCGCTGGCTGGGCACGGCCCGCTGGCTCGCGGTGTGCGCGCTCGCCCACGTGGGGGCGTCGCTGGCGAGCGAGGCCCTGCTGCTGGCGGCGATCCGCACGGGCCGGGCCCCGCTCACGGCCGTCGACACCCTGGACATCGGGGTGAGTTACGCGCTGGCCGGGGTGATGGCGGTGCTCGGCTACCGGCTCGCGGTGCCCTGGCGGTACGGGTATCTCGCGGCGGTGCTCGCCGTGTTCGCGCTGCCGCTGGCCGCCGGGCCGACCTTCACCGACGTCGGCCACCTCCTCGCGGCGCTGCTCGGTCTCGCCTGCTATCCGCTGGTCGGAGGGCGGGGAAAAGCACGGAATCCGAAGGAGACACCGGCCGGGGCCAGGGGTTAA
- a CDS encoding FAD-dependent oxidoreductase has product MNSSASNAVNGGVSFWYADDGLPAVREPLTGDASADVVIVGGGYTGLWTAYYLKKAAPFLRITVLEQKFCGYGASGRNGGWLYNGIAGRDRYARLHGHEAAVRLQKAMNDTVAEVVAVARAEGVDADIHQGGVLEVATTPAQLARLRAFHAQELSYGETDRELYGARQTAERVRVADAVGSTWTPHGARLHPVKLVKGLAAVVAALGVTIHESTPVTEIRPKHAVTPYGTVRAPYVLRCTEGFTAALKGQRRTWLPMNSSMIATEPLTAEQWAAIGWTGRETLGDMAHAYMYAQRTADGRIALGGRGVPYRFGSRTDNDGRTQEAAVAALREILTRFFPALAGVRIEHAWSGVLGVPRDWCATVSLDRSTGLGWAGGYVGSGVATANLAARTLRDLVRQDSGQGGRTELTELPWVGHRVRKWEPEPFRWLGVRGMYATYRAADRRERRYPDIRSSRLARLADRVAGRH; this is encoded by the coding sequence ATGAACAGCTCGGCAAGCAACGCCGTCAACGGCGGCGTCTCGTTCTGGTACGCGGACGACGGTCTTCCGGCGGTGCGCGAGCCGCTGACCGGGGACGCGTCCGCCGACGTCGTCATCGTCGGCGGCGGGTACACCGGCCTGTGGACGGCGTACTACCTGAAGAAGGCGGCGCCGTTCCTGCGGATCACCGTGCTGGAGCAGAAGTTCTGCGGCTACGGCGCCTCCGGCCGCAACGGCGGCTGGCTGTACAACGGGATCGCGGGCCGCGACCGGTACGCCCGGCTGCACGGCCACGAGGCCGCCGTACGGCTCCAGAAGGCGATGAACGACACGGTCGCCGAGGTGGTCGCGGTGGCCCGCGCGGAGGGCGTCGACGCCGACATCCATCAAGGCGGTGTCCTCGAAGTGGCGACCACTCCGGCGCAGTTGGCCCGGCTGAGGGCGTTCCACGCGCAGGAGCTGTCCTACGGCGAGACGGACCGGGAGCTGTACGGCGCCCGGCAGACGGCCGAGCGGGTCCGGGTCGCGGACGCCGTCGGCTCCACCTGGACCCCGCACGGCGCCCGGCTGCACCCGGTGAAGCTGGTCAAGGGACTGGCGGCGGTCGTGGCGGCGCTCGGGGTGACCATCCACGAGTCGACGCCGGTGACGGAGATCCGCCCCAAGCACGCGGTCACCCCCTACGGCACGGTCCGCGCGCCCTATGTCCTGCGCTGCACCGAGGGCTTCACCGCGGCCCTCAAGGGCCAGCGGCGGACCTGGCTGCCGATGAACTCCTCGATGATCGCGACCGAGCCGCTGACCGCGGAGCAGTGGGCGGCGATCGGCTGGACGGGCCGGGAGACCCTCGGCGACATGGCGCACGCCTACATGTACGCCCAGCGCACGGCCGACGGCCGGATCGCGCTCGGCGGGCGCGGGGTGCCGTACCGCTTCGGCTCGCGCACCGACAACGACGGCCGCACGCAGGAGGCGGCCGTCGCGGCGCTGCGCGAGATCCTGACCCGCTTCTTCCCGGCCCTGGCGGGCGTGCGGATCGAGCACGCCTGGTCGGGGGTGCTCGGCGTGCCGCGCGACTGGTGCGCCACCGTCTCGCTGGACCGCTCCACCGGGCTCGGCTGGGCGGGCGGCTACGTCGGCTCCGGCGTCGCCACCGCCAACCTGGCCGCCCGCACCCTGCGCGACCTGGTCCGGCAGGACTCCGGCCAGGGCGGGCGGACCGAGCTGACGGAGCTGCCCTGGGTGGGCCACCGGGTCCGCAAGTGGGAGCCGGAACCCTTCCGCTGGCTGGGCGTGCGGGGCATGTACGCCACCTACCGCGCCGCCGACCGGCGCGAACGCAGGTACCCGGACATCCGGTCCTCGCGGCTGGCCCGGCTGGCGGACCGGGTGGCGGGCCGCCACTGA
- a CDS encoding FAD-dependent oxidoreductase — MPGDLMRHITVIGGGFAGLTAAITAAEAGAKVTVYEAHRTLGGRARTAPGPYRTNEGPHAVYSGGPHWTWLRQRDLLGPLAALPPLEAARLRLRHHGALRRTPPFGMLKLLRPRLGPAPVDTDFLSWATGIAGEEGARAAAHYAAVALFHHDPGGLSAAFVQERLRRAAKLPPEAHYPRGGWGAVVERMAARAWNLGVRIETGARVDALPENAQVVVATALPAARRLLGDDSLTWPGSRTVLVDLAVRTRRGDAFAVSDLDAPGWIERFTAQDPSLAPAGEQLIQGQFPIGPGRRRAEGRARAEALLDLGFRGWRERVTWRREAVADGRTGAVDLPGRTWRDRPAVDRGDGVYLVGDQVAAPGVLAEVSFNSAVTAVSLILGRPAAGLKHA, encoded by the coding sequence ATCCCAGGAGACTTGATGCGTCACATCACCGTCATCGGCGGCGGCTTCGCCGGGCTCACCGCCGCGATCACCGCCGCCGAGGCCGGGGCCAAGGTCACCGTGTACGAGGCCCACCGCACCCTGGGCGGGCGGGCCCGGACGGCGCCGGGGCCGTACCGGACCAACGAGGGGCCGCACGCGGTCTACTCCGGCGGCCCGCACTGGACCTGGCTGCGGCAGCGGGACCTGCTCGGCCCGCTCGCCGCCCTGCCGCCGCTGGAGGCCGCCCGGCTGCGGCTGCGCCACCACGGCGCGCTGCGCCGCACCCCGCCCTTCGGCATGCTCAAACTGCTGCGGCCACGCCTCGGCCCGGCCCCGGTCGACACCGACTTCCTGAGCTGGGCCACCGGGATCGCCGGCGAGGAGGGCGCCCGCGCGGCGGCCCACTACGCCGCCGTCGCCCTCTTCCACCACGACCCGGGCGGCCTGTCCGCCGCCTTCGTGCAGGAGCGGCTGCGCCGGGCCGCCAAGCTGCCGCCGGAGGCGCACTACCCGCGCGGCGGCTGGGGCGCGGTCGTCGAGCGGATGGCCGCGCGGGCCTGGAACCTGGGCGTGCGGATCGAGACGGGGGCCCGGGTGGACGCCCTGCCCGAGAACGCCCAGGTCGTCGTCGCCACGGCCCTGCCCGCCGCCCGGCGGCTGCTCGGGGACGACTCGCTGACCTGGCCGGGCAGCCGTACCGTCCTCGTCGACCTCGCCGTACGCACCCGGCGCGGGGACGCCTTCGCGGTCTCCGACCTCGACGCGCCGGGCTGGATCGAGCGGTTCACCGCGCAGGACCCGTCCCTCGCCCCGGCCGGGGAGCAGCTGATCCAGGGGCAGTTCCCGATCGGGCCCGGACGGCGCCGGGCCGAGGGGAGAGCCCGTGCCGAGGCCCTGCTCGACCTGGGGTTCCGGGGCTGGCGGGAGCGGGTGACCTGGCGGCGGGAGGCCGTGGCGGACGGCCGTACGGGGGCCGTGGATCTGCCGGGCCGCACCTGGCGGGACCGGCCGGCCGTGGACCGCGGTGACGGCGTGTACCTGGTGGGCGACCAGGTGGCGGCGCCGGGCGTGCTCGCGGAGGTGTCCTTCAACAGTGCCGTCACCGCCGTGTCGTTGATCCTGGGCCGGCCCGCCGCCGGCCTGAAGCACGCGTGA
- a CDS encoding pentapeptide repeat-containing protein — protein sequence MVRRTTGSRAGTGAAVRGARRPELRLPALDAWDGGTLEPDGDYDGLEFRELDLTGQDARGARFMDCALTGCALDGTALGRARVLDSVLTGPRGVGTGLAEATFRDVELVDARLGGIQMHGAVLERVVVRGGKIDFLNLREARLKDVVFESCVLVEPDFAGARLERVEFVDCALRGADFGGATLADVDLRGAAPLEIARGLDRLSGAVIGTGQLLDLAPVLAAELGIRVLD from the coding sequence ATGGTGAGGCGAACGACGGGGAGCAGGGCCGGGACCGGGGCGGCGGTGCGGGGCGCGCGGCGGCCGGAGCTGCGGCTGCCGGCACTGGACGCCTGGGACGGCGGCACACTGGAGCCGGACGGTGACTACGACGGGCTGGAGTTCCGGGAGCTGGACCTGACCGGCCAGGACGCGCGGGGCGCGCGGTTCATGGACTGCGCGCTGACGGGCTGTGCGCTGGACGGGACGGCGCTGGGCAGAGCCCGGGTACTGGACTCGGTCCTCACCGGCCCGCGCGGGGTCGGCACCGGGCTCGCGGAGGCCACGTTCCGCGATGTCGAGTTGGTCGACGCCCGGCTGGGCGGCATCCAGATGCACGGGGCGGTGCTGGAGCGGGTCGTGGTCCGGGGCGGCAAGATCGACTTCCTGAACCTGCGCGAGGCCCGCCTGAAGGACGTCGTCTTCGAGTCCTGTGTGCTGGTCGAGCCGGACTTCGCGGGAGCGCGGCTGGAGCGGGTGGAGTTCGTCGACTGCGCGCTGAGAGGGGCCGACTTCGGCGGCGCGACGCTGGCGGACGTCGATCTGCGCGGGGCCGCGCCGCTGGAGATCGCCCGGGGCCTGGACCGGCTGTCCGGCGCGGTGATCGGCACCGGGCAACTGCTGGACCTGGCCCCGGTGCTGGCGGCGGAGCTGGGCATCCGGGTGCTGGACTGA
- a CDS encoding M1 family metallopeptidase, translated as MSRSVRLVPAVAALLVLAVTGTACDSGARGAPGGSGAGDPYFPKAGNGGYDIGHYRLALDYTPAGRRLTGTAVITARATRDLSAFHLDLSGLRVDSVRVEGEKARWSRSGQELTVRPRAGLGKGETFRTTVRYSGTPRTLTDPDGSKEGWLPTADGALALGEPVGSMTWYPGNHHPSDKATYDISVTVPEGLQAVSVGEQTNEDTRDGRTTYRWRTAQPMASYLATVAIGHFDVTRTTGPHGLPVITAVDPGQAEASAEVLAKIPEILDWAEYNFGPYPFSSAGAIVDRPRDAGYALETQTRPFFPGPPDVSTLVHELVHQWYGDSVGPASWRDMWLNEGFATYAEWLYDEDNGGPTAQETFTSLYEEGPDDIWAFPPARPSGAAHISDSPVYQRGAMVLHKIRRTVGDDTFYDIVQGWAAAHRHGTADTADFVRYVERKAPGKDFRTIWKDWLYGDGKPAHA; from the coding sequence ATGTCCAGATCGGTACGCCTTGTCCCGGCCGTCGCCGCCCTGCTCGTCCTCGCCGTCACCGGTACCGCGTGCGACAGCGGCGCCCGGGGCGCCCCGGGCGGCTCCGGCGCGGGCGACCCGTACTTCCCGAAGGCCGGCAACGGCGGCTACGACATCGGGCACTACCGCCTCGCCCTGGACTACACCCCGGCCGGCCGCAGGCTCACCGGCACCGCGGTGATCACCGCCCGCGCCACCCGCGACCTGTCCGCGTTCCACCTCGACCTGTCCGGACTGCGCGTCGACTCCGTCCGCGTGGAGGGCGAGAAGGCCCGCTGGAGCCGCTCCGGACAGGAACTCACCGTCCGCCCGCGCGCCGGCCTCGGCAAGGGCGAGACCTTCCGCACGACCGTCCGCTACTCGGGCACCCCGCGCACCCTCACCGACCCCGACGGCTCGAAAGAGGGCTGGCTGCCCACCGCCGACGGCGCCCTCGCCCTCGGCGAACCCGTCGGCTCCATGACCTGGTACCCCGGCAACCACCACCCCTCCGACAAGGCGACCTACGACATATCGGTCACCGTCCCCGAGGGCCTCCAGGCCGTCTCGGTCGGCGAGCAGACGAACGAGGACACGAGGGACGGCCGGACCACCTACCGCTGGCGGACGGCCCAGCCCATGGCGAGCTATCTCGCCACCGTGGCCATCGGCCACTTCGACGTCACCCGCACCACCGGCCCGCACGGCCTGCCGGTCATCACCGCCGTCGACCCCGGCCAGGCCGAGGCCAGCGCCGAGGTGCTCGCGAAGATCCCGGAGATCCTCGACTGGGCGGAGTACAACTTCGGGCCGTATCCCTTCTCCTCCGCCGGCGCCATCGTGGACCGCCCGCGCGACGCCGGCTACGCCCTGGAGACCCAGACCCGCCCCTTCTTCCCCGGCCCGCCCGACGTCTCCACCCTGGTGCACGAACTCGTCCACCAGTGGTACGGCGACTCGGTCGGCCCCGCGTCCTGGCGGGACATGTGGCTGAACGAGGGCTTCGCGACCTACGCGGAGTGGCTCTACGACGAGGACAACGGCGGACCCACCGCGCAGGAGACCTTCACCAGCCTGTACGAGGAGGGCCCCGACGACATCTGGGCCTTCCCGCCGGCCAGGCCGTCGGGCGCGGCGCACATCTCCGACAGCCCCGTCTACCAGCGCGGCGCGATGGTCCTGCACAAGATCCGCCGGACGGTCGGCGACGACACCTTCTACGACATCGTCCAGGGCTGGGCCGCCGCCCACCGGCACGGCACCGCCGACACCGCCGACTTCGTCCGTTACGTGGAGAGGAAGGCCCCGGGCAAGGACTTCCGCACGATCTGGAAGGACTGGCTGTACGGCGACGGCAAGCCCGCCCACGCCTGA
- a CDS encoding DUF397 domain-containing protein has translation MTTESPRWFKSSYSNNGGNCIEVATNLAATHDMVPVRDSKNTDGPVLNFTTGTWSSFIEYAADQRV, from the coding sequence GTGACGACCGAGTCCCCCCGCTGGTTCAAGTCCTCCTACAGCAACAACGGCGGCAACTGCATCGAGGTCGCCACCAACCTCGCCGCCACCCACGACATGGTCCCCGTCCGCGACTCCAAGAACACCGACGGCCCCGTGCTGAACTTCACCACCGGCACCTGGTCCTCGTTCATCGAGTACGCCGCCGACCAGCGCGTCTGA
- a CDS encoding DUF397 domain-containing protein, whose translation MTTESPRWSKSSYSDNGGNCIEVATNLAATHDMVPVRDSKNTDGAVLNFTTGTWSSFIEYAADQSI comes from the coding sequence GTGACGACCGAGTCCCCCCGCTGGTCCAAGTCCTCCTACAGCGACAACGGCGGCAACTGCATCGAGGTCGCCACCAACCTCGCCGCCACCCACGACATGGTCCCCGTCCGCGACTCCAAGAACACCGACGGCGCCGTACTCAACTTCACCACCGGCACCTGGTCCTCGTTCATCGAGTACGCCGCCGACCAGAGCATCTGA
- a CDS encoding helix-turn-helix transcriptional regulator, which translates to MNRKELNPDASPQAAYGARLRSLREARGWTQEDLATLTEYSSVHISAVETGRKPPTLRFSRSTDRAFGLTGSADSFEREYREIRHGNLLEGFPEYVKCEGRAAEIRLYEIGIIPGLLQTPEYARVLADSAVRRGVITPEQAEERVSFLAERQTALEHPRLPMMLVVMDESCIRRQVGGPKVMRAQLDRLMQFADLPNTVLQIAPFDMGERRPFNLPLNLLTMPDLSVIAYAESQMRGHLERETAAVLPLLAGYHQLQADALPQAASVAVIKEA; encoded by the coding sequence TTGAACCGCAAGGAGTTGAACCCCGACGCGTCGCCACAAGCGGCGTACGGAGCACGTCTGCGCAGCCTGCGGGAAGCCCGCGGCTGGACCCAGGAAGACCTGGCCACCCTGACGGAATATTCCAGTGTGCATATTTCGGCCGTGGAAACTGGTCGGAAACCTCCGACCCTTCGCTTTTCGCGTAGCACGGACAGAGCATTCGGCCTCACGGGCAGCGCGGACTCGTTCGAGCGCGAGTACCGGGAAATCCGGCACGGCAACCTGCTGGAAGGCTTTCCCGAGTACGTCAAGTGCGAGGGCAGGGCGGCAGAAATCCGGCTGTACGAGATCGGGATCATCCCCGGCCTGCTCCAGACACCGGAGTACGCGCGTGTCCTGGCGGACAGTGCCGTGCGACGAGGCGTCATCACCCCCGAACAGGCCGAGGAACGAGTCTCGTTCCTGGCGGAACGGCAGACGGCCCTGGAGCATCCCCGCCTCCCCATGATGCTGGTGGTGATGGATGAGAGCTGCATCCGCAGACAGGTCGGCGGACCGAAGGTCATGAGGGCCCAGCTCGACCGGTTGATGCAGTTCGCCGACCTGCCGAACACCGTGCTCCAGATCGCTCCCTTCGACATGGGAGAGCGTCGACCGTTCAACCTGCCCCTGAACTTACTGACAATGCCGGACCTGTCCGTGATCGCGTACGCGGAATCCCAGATGCGAGGCCACCTGGAGCGCGAAACGGCAGCCGTGCTGCCCCTGTTGGCGGGCTACCATCAGTTGCAGGCCGATGCTCTGCCCCAGGCTGCATCGGTGGCCGTGATCAAAGAGGCATGA
- a CDS encoding TerD family protein, which translates to MAVSLSKGGNVSLTKEAPGLTAVTVGLGWDVRTTTGTDFDLDASAIAVNTQGKVYSDAHFVFFNNKQTPDNSIVHTGDNRTGEGSGDDEAINVDLAALPADIDKIVFPVSIYDAENRGQNFGQVRNAYIRIVNQAGGAEIARYDLSEDAATETAMVFGELYRNGAEWKFRAVGQGYASGLVGIAQDFGVNV; encoded by the coding sequence ATGGCTGTAAGCCTGTCCAAGGGTGGCAACGTCTCGCTCACCAAGGAGGCTCCGGGCCTGACCGCCGTCACCGTGGGCCTCGGCTGGGACGTCCGCACCACCACCGGCACGGACTTCGACCTGGACGCCTCCGCCATCGCGGTGAACACCCAGGGCAAGGTCTACTCCGACGCCCACTTCGTGTTCTTCAACAACAAGCAGACCCCGGACAACTCCATCGTCCACACGGGTGACAACCGCACGGGCGAGGGCTCGGGCGACGACGAGGCGATCAACGTCGACCTGGCCGCGCTCCCGGCCGACATCGACAAGATCGTCTTCCCGGTGTCCATCTACGACGCCGAGAACCGCGGCCAGAACTTCGGCCAGGTCCGCAACGCCTACATCCGCATCGTCAACCAGGCCGGCGGCGCCGAGATCGCGCGCTACGACCTGTCCGAGGACGCGGCCACCGAGACGGCCATGGTCTTCGGCGAGCTGTACCGCAACGGCGCGGAGTGGAAGTTCCGCGCGGTCGGCCAGGGCTACGCCTCGGGCCTGGTGGGCATCGCCCAGGACTTCGGCGTCAACGTCTGA
- the arfB gene encoding alternative ribosome rescue aminoacyl-tRNA hydrolase ArfB, which yields MEGMSGPYLIRGSVSLPEAELTWRFSRSSGPGGQHVNTSDSQVELRFDLARTEALPPVWKERALDRLAGRLVDGVVTVRASEHRSQWRNRETAAVRLAALLAEATAPPPKPRRPTRIPRGINERRLREKKQRSETKRGRSSRDWG from the coding sequence ATGGAGGGCATGTCCGGGCCCTATCTCATCCGCGGCTCGGTCTCGCTTCCCGAGGCCGAGCTGACGTGGCGTTTCTCCAGGTCGTCCGGGCCCGGCGGACAGCACGTCAACACCAGCGACTCGCAGGTGGAGCTGCGCTTCGACCTCGCGCGCACCGAGGCGCTGCCTCCGGTGTGGAAGGAGCGGGCGCTCGACCGGCTGGCCGGCCGCCTCGTGGACGGCGTGGTGACCGTACGGGCCTCCGAGCACCGCTCGCAGTGGCGCAACCGGGAGACCGCCGCCGTACGCCTCGCCGCGCTCCTCGCGGAGGCCACCGCGCCTCCGCCGAAGCCCCGCAGGCCGACGCGCATCCCGCGCGGGATCAACGAGCGCCGGCTGCGGGAGAAGAAGCAGCGCTCGGAGACGAAGCGGGGCCGCTCCAGCCGCGACTGGGGATAG